Proteins encoded by one window of Rutidosis leptorrhynchoides isolate AG116_Rl617_1_P2 chromosome 7, CSIRO_AGI_Rlap_v1, whole genome shotgun sequence:
- the LOC139860327 gene encoding F-box protein At5g03100-like: protein MNAEEVDRLSNLPDDLINKILSFSDTKDAIRTSVLSSRWKNTWKSIPHLDFSLDHLTSLPKFYECVNRVLPSRNNEIELESAKLDIHREVSQTFVKKILNYAFTHSVQKMTISYCFSRDIEFPMSLFISRSLKDLTLIGLSYHYTKITSTWDLPALTTLCLDGVKFKFGDNYNELCGLFSKCPNLKNLTLTKCEICHGCGPFITISHPQLSTLNVINGYQSYAINVVAPHLKFLTVVNCQGGLISAPELSSLTYEMQGHFTFSTDGLFSLEKVDFYICYPDKEDAPKIIDMLQQFRNVKYLTLGLEIVEVLASSVQLVSHLPSPFANLTSFKIYPANIDHFPRPLHKSQPSRMKEEEQENLKMPTEVKNYVLDGSPNAIVTIFSRQDMKALENAKAAQQILLELQMLLAKQKYKC, encoded by the exons ATGAATGCAGAAGAAGTCGATAGATTAAGCAATCTGCCAGATGATCTCATTAACAAAATTCTCTCTTTTAGCGACACCAAAGATGCTATCAGAACTAGTGTTTTGTCATCGAGATGGAAGAATACTTGGAAGTCAATCCCGCATCTTGATTTCTCACTTGACCATCTTACTTCATTACCCAAATTCTATGAGTGTGTTAATCGTGTTCTGCCTTCTCGCAATAATGAAATAGAATTGGAGTCTGCCAAACTTGATATTCATAGAGAAGTTAGCCAAACGTTTGTCAAAAAGATTTTGAACTATGCGTTTACGCACAGTGTTCAAAAGATGACTATTAGTTATTGCTTCAGTAGGGACATTGAATTCCCTATGTCTCTTTTTATTTCTCGGTCTCTCAAAGATCTCACTTTGATTGGATTAAGTTATCATTACACTAAGATCACGTCAACTTGGGACCTACCAGCTTTAACAACGTTGTGTCTCGATGGTGTCAAGTTCAAATTCGGTGATAATTATAATGAGTTATGTGGTCTTTTTTCTAAGTGCCCAAACTTAAAAAATCTCACCTTAACTAAGTGTGAGATATGTCATGGATGCGGTCCTTTCATTACCATCTCCCATCCTCAACTTTCTACTCTCAATGTAATAAATGGATATCAGTCTTATGCTATTAATGTGGTTGCACCTCACCTTAAGTTTCTCACCGTTGTAAATTGTCAAGGGGGTTTGATTTCTGCACCTGAATTATCCTCATTGACGTATGAAATGCAAGGTCATTTTACGTTTTCCACAGATGGGTTGTTTTCTTTGGAGAAAGTAGACTTTTATATTTGTTATCCAGATAAAGAAGATGCTCCTAAAATCATAGACATGCTTCAACAGTTCCGCAACGTCAAATATCTAACACTTGGATTGGAAATTGTAGAG GTTCTTGCATCATCCGTGCAACTAGTCTCTCATCTACCATCTCCATTTGCTAACTTAACGAGTTTCAAGATTTATCCAGCAAACATAGACCACTTCCCACGTCCCTTACACAAGAGTCAACCTTCCCGAATGAAGGAGGAAGAACAAGAGAATTTAAAAATGCCTACAGAAGTCAAAAACTATGTGCTAGATGGTTCTCCAAATGCCATTGTCACGATATTCTCACGTCAG GATATGAAAGCATTGGAGAATGCCAAAGCAGCACAACAAATTTTGCTCGAGTTGCAGATGCTGCTAGCGAAACagaaatataaatgttaa